The nucleotide window GGGCGCCGGCGCCGATTTCAAGCTCAGTCCGATCCTGGCAGCGCTGGAGCCGTACAAGAAGTATGTTTCGTCTTTCGGGGGACTCGAGAATGCCGCCACGGCGGGTTCGGTTCATTCGTTTACTCCCGCCACATGGCTCAGCGCCACTCGTCCGGATACCGGCGCTCCACGCGCGCATATGGCCACGACTCTCGACCAGGTGATCGCGAAAATCATCGGCCAGGAGACGCCCCTGCCATCGCTCGAAGTCGCCTCCGAAACCACCATGCAGTCTGCGGCGGGTAGCGGCGGATACTATTCCACGCTGTCTTTCCGCGACGCGGAATCGCCCTTGCCGATGGAGCCGAATCCGCGAAAGGTCTTTCTGCAGTTGTTTGGCGAGGGCGACACGCCGCAGGAGCGCGCGGCCATCAGCAAACGCACGAACAGCTTGCTGGATCTGATCATGGACGGCACAAAGAGCCTGAAAGCCGACCTCGGCAGCAGGGACAAGGCCGTTCTCGACGGATATCTCGAAAGCGTTCGCGAGATCGAGCGGCGTACGCAGAAGGCGGGGGCAAAAGATCTGTCCGCACTCAAAATTCCCGAAGCTCCGGTGGGAGAACTGGACTCCTTCCCCGAACAGGTGAAGTTGATGTTCGACTTGATCGCCCTCGCTTATCAGGCGGACCTGACGCGTGTGGCTTCCTACATCATGGTGGCGGAAGGCACCATCCGGACTTACAACCACATCGGTGTTCCGGATTCCTTCCATCCCGTGTCGCACCACGCCAACGATCTGGAGAGAATCAACAAGCTGGTCAAAATCCAAACCTGGCACCTTGAGCAGTTCGCGGAATTCGTCAAGAAGATGGCGGAAACACCTGACGGCCAGGGAACGCTGCTCGATCACTCGATCTTCCTGTACGGATCGAACATGAGCAACAGCGATCGGCATGACAACTACCCGGAGCCGAACATATTGGTCGGTGGCGGCAACGGCAAGATGAAACTCGGCGGCCAGCATATCGTGCTGCCGGGGCGCACCCCGATCGCGAATCTCCACCTGACGCTGCTTCAGAAGGTCGGGGTGGAGCGCGACAAGTTCGGCGACAGCACCGGCACGATCGCGGGGGTTTAGGAGGGGCATTGCACAAACGGTACTCGTGGCGACCCCCTGCCGCTTCGCGGCTCTCCCCCTGTATCAGGGGGAGAGTTTTTAAACTGTCCAACTGTCCCCCTTACAAAGGGGGGACAGGCCGGCGAAGCCGGTCAGGGGGTCAGGCACGAGCCATGTTAAGAAGGGAAGAGACAAAGTGAATCGCAGGGAAGTCTTGAAGGGCGCCGTTGGGGTGTTCACGATGTGGACATCCTCCCGCGTTCTCAACGCGCAACAGGCACCTGGCGGCGTCCACCGTTTGACGGACAAGATGGCGGTGCTGGATGGCGGCGGAAGCAATGTGCTGGCTTGTTCCACCGCTGAAGGACTGGTGCTGGTCGACGGCGGCGCTCCGAAGTCCGGCGGCCAGGTGATGGCGGCGCTGAACGCTCTGGCCCCGGGCGCCAAAGTGCAAACGCTCTTCAATACGCATTATCACAGCGATCAGACCGGCAACAATGAGGTGTTCTCGGCGGCGGGAGCGAAAATCATCGCGCACAAGCACACCCTGGAGTGGATGTCGTCCGACCACTGGGTCGCCGCCGAAGAGCGCTATGAAACAGCCCGTCCGAAAGCTGCGCGTCCCAGCGAGACGTTTCTGACCAACGGTTCCCTGAAAACGGGCGGCGAGCAGATCGACTACGGCTATCTGACTCTGGCCCACACGAACGGCGACATTTACGTCTTCTTCAGGAATTCGAATGTTCTTGCGGTGGGCGACGTCGCCTCGCCACTGCGCGATCCGGCGCTCGATTATTACACCGGAGCGTGGATCGGAGGCCGCGTGGATGCGATGGATATTGTCCTGAAGCTCGCCGCAAATGAACAAACGCGAATCGTGCCCGCCTACGGGCCCGTTATGTCGAAAGCGGAATTCAAGGCGGAGCGGGACATGATGGAAGAGGTTCGGGACCGCCTGTTCAAACAGGTTCGGGAAGGCGACGGTCCCAAGGACATGCTGGACGAAGGCGTTCTGAAAGGCCTCGCGCGAACCTGGCAAGATCCGTCCAAGTTCCTGTATGACGCGGCCAAGGGTTGCTGGGCGCACCATGACAAACTGGGCCCCAATGTGGTTTAGGTATGCAAAAAGGGAAGCAACCACAAGAAGCAAGAAAGGCGCAAGAAGAGCCGCGCCTTTCTTGCGCCTTTTGTGCTTTTTGTGGTTCCTTCCGCTTTTCTTAGGAGATCCAACGTGAAGGGTTTCATTCTCGCCGTTTTCTGTATGACTGCTGTCGTCGGACCGGCCTTAGGCGCGCCGCCTGAAACGACGTCCCTCGCAGGTCTCATTCAAGCCGGAAACCGCAAGACGGCGCTCGATCGGATTCGCACCGGCGGAGCGGATGTGAACGAAGCGCAACCGGACGGCACCCGCCCGATCCACTGGGCGGTCTACCGGGTGGACTATGAGGTGCTCGACGCGCTGATCGCGAAGAAGGCGAAAGTGGATGTCACCAATGAGTTCGGGTCCACACCGCTCGCCGAGGCTGTCAAGCTGGCCGATGCCCGGATGGTGAAGACGCTGCTGGGTGCCGGAGCGCCCGTTGAGGGCGCGAATCAGGACGGCGAGACTGCCTTAATGCTGGCGATTAAAACGGCGGAACTGCCCATCGTCGAAATGCTGGTCAAAGCCGGCGCCAATGTGAACACGGTTGAGAAGTTTCAAAACCAAACGCCTTTGATGTGGGCTGCCGCCGCTCCAAAAAATGCGGCCGAGATGGTAAAGCTGCTCCTTTCCAAAGGCGCCGACGTCAAGCCTCGCGCGCTCTATACCGACTGGCCGAACCAGATTTCCTCGGAGCCCCGCGCTCAGTATCGTCCCGTCGGGGGACTGACCGCGCTGTTGTATGCCGCCCGCAACGGCTGCTATGACTGCGTCGAGTCGCTGCTCGGGGCCGGTGCCGACGTCAATGTGCCGTCGCCGGAAGGCGTCACTCCGCTGATGGTCGCCTTAGATAACGATCATAATGATGTCGCCAGACTGTTGCTGGATCGTGGAGCGAATCCAACTATCTCGGATTGGTGGGGACGCACGGCCCTCTACATCACTATCGATAGAAAGGAATCTGCCGGCGGCGGGCGAGGTGGAGCGGGAGGCCGCGGAGGTGGTGTCCGCGGAGGTGCTGGTGGAGGTGGTGGCCGTGGGTCTGCCGCAGCTTCTCGCGGCTCGGGTCCGGCTGTTTCCGGCCGCGAAGCGCAAGCGCGACAGCGCGAAGCCTCAAGTGGCGAAGCGCAAGCGCGACAGCGCGAAGCCTCAAATATGGACATCGTCAACACGCTGTTGGCCGCGGATGTCGATCCCAATCCGGAGCTCAATATGCATCGCCCCAGCCGGGGCGGCAATAGCGGACGCTTTGCGGAAGAACAATTGAACACGGGATGCACGCCTTTGTTTCGCGCAACCCAGGCCGGCGACATGGAAGTCATTCGAGCTCTTCTGGCCAGGGGCGCCAACCCCAACATCAATGCCATGGGCTTCACGCCGTTCCTGCTGGCGGCCGGCGTTGATCCGGGTGGCCGCGGAGGCGGCGGTGCGCCGAACACCACGCTTCTGGACCTGATGATCCAACACGGCGCCGATGTGAATGCTCAGGTCACCGGCACGAGGACCTATTCCATGCGGATCTCCTACCATCCTCCTCCGGACAAAGAAGGTGCGTCGGCTCTCCACGAGGCGGTGCAGGCGGGCCGGACGGACCTGGTTCGTTACCTTCTGGAGAAGGGAGCCAGTCCCGAGCTCGTCGATGCCAACGGCAAGAAGCCGATCGATCTGGTTGCCGCCGGCGGCAATGGCGGCAATGGCGGAGGCCGAGGCCGAGGCGGAGCTCCGCCGCCTGATGCTGCAGGGGGCAACAGTGCCGCGCGCGGAGCCGGAGGTCGTGGAGGCGCTGGGGGTGGAGGCGTCAACCCGGCGGCTGCAGCCGAGATTCGAGCGATGCTGCAAACCGCGGCGTCGAAGAAGTAATTTGCTAACGATCATGATCCAGCCGGATTGCCCTCGCCTCATAGTTGCCGCGATATGCCCGCGATAAGTATCCTGCTTTCTATCACTTAATAAACTTCCGTTCCGCTGTGAAGATCTCCGGCCGTTTAGCCGATAAAACGCTCGCGGGGAGGCATATGCGGATCGCCTGGCGAAATCTGGCGCACGACAAAGTTCGATTCATTGTCACGATCATCGGGGTCGCTTTTTCAGTCTTCCTGACCATCTTTCAGGGCAGCCTGCTGGCGGGGTTTATTCGGGCTGCATCCAAGAACATCGATGCGACGGACGGGGATATCTGGCTGACCGCTCGCGGTTTGAATTGCTTTGAATTTGCCACTTCCTTGCCATCGCGATACGTGGAGATCTCGCGCGGCATCCCGGGAGTACATGAAGCGCGCCGGATCGTGGCCGGTTATGCGAATTGGCGGAAGCCGTCGGGTTCATCCCAGCTCGTATTTCTGATCGGTGCCGATGCGGGCATCGGACATGATTTCCCGCTGCCGCTCCTCCATAGTGCCCGGCCGGCAATTTCTCCGGAAACGGTGACGATCGACGCCACCGACGCGAAACTGCTGGAAGTGTCGTCATTACCGGCGGACCTGGAGATCAATAACCTGAGGGCTACCGTGGCCAAGGCGGCCGACGGATTCGGATCATTTTTTGGCGCGCCCTACGTTTATACCGGTTACGCCGACGCTGCGAGGTACCTGCAAGTGCCCCCCGAGAACGTTTCGTTCATCGTGCTGCGAATATCGCCCCGGAATTCTCCTTCTGTGGTGAAGCGTGAACTGCAACGGCGCCTGCCCGACATCGATGTCTGGACCCGGGAGGAATTCTCGGCCCATTCACAGACATTCTGGGTTCTGCAGACCGGCGCCGGCGGAGCGATTCTGGTCGCGGCGATACTGGGCTTCGTGGTGGGTTTTGTCGTCGTGTCGCAGAACATGTACGCCATGACGATGGAGAAGCTCGAGGAGTTTGCCACCTTGAAAGCGCTCGGCGCCTCGCCCTGGTATGTCCGCCGTATCGTGCTGCAGCAGGCGCTCATCAGCGGCTTCGCAGGATCGTTGATCGGCGTCTTGCTGACGCTTCCGGGCGTAGCTGCAACGCAAAGAACGATTTCATGGATCTATATGCCATGGTGGCTGCCATATGCCATGGGTTCGACGGGCCTGCTCATGTCTGCGCTCGCCTCGCTGGCCGCGCTCCGAAGAGCTTTGTCGATAGATCCTGCGCGGGTGTTCCGTGCTTAACTCGATCCAGGTGGAAAACGTCACGGTCGGATACATGGCCGGCCGCAGCCGTCAGGTTGCGCTCGACGATATCTCGCTTGTTCTCCATCCCAACGAATTTACTTTGATCATGGGACCTTCCGGCAGCGGCAAAACGACATTGCTTTCTATTCTGGGATGCCTGCTGACGCCGGATGCCGGCCGGGTCACAATGCTCGGTCAGGATGTCGGAAGTCTCCGTGACAAGCAAAAGACCAGGTTCCGGCGCAATCACGTAGGGTTCATTTTTCAGGCGTTCCGGCTCCTTAGTTCTTTGACGGCATTGGAAAATGTGCTCGTCGCGATGGATATTCAGGGTGTCCGCGGTCACCATGCGCGTGAGCTGGCTTTGGAAGGGCTTGCAGCCGTCGGATTATCCGGGAAGAAACACCTGAGGCCCGACCAATTGAGTGGAGGCGAAAAACAGCGAGTTGCGATCGCGAGGGCAATTGCGGCGGATGTCCCGATCATCCTGGCGGATGAGCCCACAGCTTCCCTCGATGCCGCTTCGGGAAAACAGGTCATCGAACTGCTTGCGGCTCTGGCGCAGAAGCCGAACCGGTTTGTTGTGATGGTCAGTCACGATTATCGCTGGAAACATTACGCCGGCCGCATCGTTACCCTCGAAGACGGCAACCTCGCCGCAGATGAAAGGATCACCAGTGAGAGTGTCAATTAGAGAGGCGGCAATCGCCGTCATCGCAGGGATCCTTCTATCGGCGGCCGGTGCGTTCTGGATGCTGAAAACCCAGCGGGTCATAGCGTTTACACCGGCACCAACGTCGACACCCGCGGTCTATCACGACAAAACCGATCCCGACAAACCGGTTTATCGCGACCAGGCCGTGAATCACGGCGACGCGATCTTCGCAGCGCAAGGCCGCATCGAAGGATTGCACGAAGCGGTTCAGGTCGGATCTGCTGTCACCGGTGTGCTGGACCAAATGCTATATCACGAGGGTGACTTCGTCGAAAAAGGACGAGTCCTCGCTCACATCGATTGCCGGCCTACGGAATCCGAGCGAATGGTGGCTCGCGCCGAACTGGACGCGACCGCGGCCGGCCACCAACGTCTCTTACGCGGGAGCCGGACGGAAGAGCGGTTGGAGGCTGAGGCGAATACGGCTGCGGCCGCGGACACGATGGAGCGCGCGAAGCAGCATTTCGAGAGACTCGACTCCTTATTGAAAAAAACCTCGGAGACGCCGGAGAACCGCGATCAGGCGTTACGCGATTTTCAGGTTGCGGTCGAGCAGCACAAAGCTGCGGCACAGCGCGAGCATCTCGTCAAGGCCGGCCCACTGCCGGAAGAAATTGCCAAGTCCGAGGCGCAGGTACGCGCTGCGCAGAGCCACCTGGATCAACTGGAACGGCAACTGGATCTTTGCGTGGTCAGAGCTCCGGTTTCCGGCACCGTGCTCCGCGTCTTCAAGCATGTCGGTGAGGCCTACAGTACCGTCTTCCCGGAACCGATCCTGAGCCTCGACGACACTTCCGGCTTTCGAGTTCGCGCCGAAGTGGACGAGCGTGACATCAATCGCGTTTTCGCCGGGCAGAAAGCGGAAATCACCGCCGATGCTTTCGACGGCAAATCGGTCGCCGGCCGCGTTGAAGTGATTGGAGCAGAAATGGGAAGGAAGAAGGCGCGAAGCGCCGATCCCGCGGAAAGAAGCGACCGCGACATTCTGGAAGTCCTCATCACCTTGGACGGCACGGACCTGAAGCTCGTTCCCGAGTTGCGCGTCACCGTCCAGTTCTTCCCAAAACCGTAGCGCATTGGCGGCATAGAGTGCCGTCCAACCAACCACCTGACGCGAACGCTAGAAATTTCAGCGTTCTCTCTTTCGCAGCCACGTGGCGATATTCGCAACCGTATCCTCATAGAAGACCCGGTAGAGTTCATTTGAGACGTATCCGATGTGTGGTGTCGTAATCACATTGTCCAACTGCCGTAACGCGTGATCTCGGGGGAGTGGCTCGATATCAAAAACGTCGATA belongs to Terriglobia bacterium and includes:
- a CDS encoding HlyD family efflux transporter periplasmic adaptor subunit, translated to MRVSIREAAIAVIAGILLSAAGAFWMLKTQRVIAFTPAPTSTPAVYHDKTDPDKPVYRDQAVNHGDAIFAAQGRIEGLHEAVQVGSAVTGVLDQMLYHEGDFVEKGRVLAHIDCRPTESERMVARAELDATAAGHQRLLRGSRTEERLEAEANTAAAADTMERAKQHFERLDSLLKKTSETPENRDQALRDFQVAVEQHKAAAQREHLVKAGPLPEEIAKSEAQVRAAQSHLDQLERQLDLCVVRAPVSGTVLRVFKHVGEAYSTVFPEPILSLDDTSGFRVRAEVDERDINRVFAGQKAEITADAFDGKSVAGRVEVIGAEMGRKKARSADPAERSDRDILEVLITLDGTDLKLVPELRVTVQFFPKP
- a CDS encoding DUF1552 domain-containing protein, with the protein product MFLTRKHLSRRAVLKAAGVTLGLPFLDAMVPAGTALAQTAAVPKLRTGFFYIPHGAIMGNTSHGPALDKWTPSGAGADFKLSPILAALEPYKKYVSSFGGLENAATAGSVHSFTPATWLSATRPDTGAPRAHMATTLDQVIAKIIGQETPLPSLEVASETTMQSAAGSGGYYSTLSFRDAESPLPMEPNPRKVFLQLFGEGDTPQERAAISKRTNSLLDLIMDGTKSLKADLGSRDKAVLDGYLESVREIERRTQKAGAKDLSALKIPEAPVGELDSFPEQVKLMFDLIALAYQADLTRVASYIMVAEGTIRTYNHIGVPDSFHPVSHHANDLERINKLVKIQTWHLEQFAEFVKKMAETPDGQGTLLDHSIFLYGSNMSNSDRHDNYPEPNILVGGGNGKMKLGGQHIVLPGRTPIANLHLTLLQKVGVERDKFGDSTGTIAGV
- a CDS encoding MBL fold metallo-hydrolase, with the protein product MNRREVLKGAVGVFTMWTSSRVLNAQQAPGGVHRLTDKMAVLDGGGSNVLACSTAEGLVLVDGGAPKSGGQVMAALNALAPGAKVQTLFNTHYHSDQTGNNEVFSAAGAKIIAHKHTLEWMSSDHWVAAEERYETARPKAARPSETFLTNGSLKTGGEQIDYGYLTLAHTNGDIYVFFRNSNVLAVGDVASPLRDPALDYYTGAWIGGRVDAMDIVLKLAANEQTRIVPAYGPVMSKAEFKAERDMMEEVRDRLFKQVREGDGPKDMLDEGVLKGLARTWQDPSKFLYDAAKGCWAHHDKLGPNVV
- a CDS encoding ABC transporter ATP-binding protein encodes the protein MLNSIQVENVTVGYMAGRSRQVALDDISLVLHPNEFTLIMGPSGSGKTTLLSILGCLLTPDAGRVTMLGQDVGSLRDKQKTRFRRNHVGFIFQAFRLLSSLTALENVLVAMDIQGVRGHHARELALEGLAAVGLSGKKHLRPDQLSGGEKQRVAIARAIAADVPIILADEPTASLDAASGKQVIELLAALAQKPNRFVVMVSHDYRWKHYAGRIVTLEDGNLAADERITSESVN
- a CDS encoding ankyrin repeat domain-containing protein, which encodes MKGFILAVFCMTAVVGPALGAPPETTSLAGLIQAGNRKTALDRIRTGGADVNEAQPDGTRPIHWAVYRVDYEVLDALIAKKAKVDVTNEFGSTPLAEAVKLADARMVKTLLGAGAPVEGANQDGETALMLAIKTAELPIVEMLVKAGANVNTVEKFQNQTPLMWAAAAPKNAAEMVKLLLSKGADVKPRALYTDWPNQISSEPRAQYRPVGGLTALLYAARNGCYDCVESLLGAGADVNVPSPEGVTPLMVALDNDHNDVARLLLDRGANPTISDWWGRTALYITIDRKESAGGGRGGAGGRGGGVRGGAGGGGGRGSAAASRGSGPAVSGREAQARQREASSGEAQARQREASNMDIVNTLLAADVDPNPELNMHRPSRGGNSGRFAEEQLNTGCTPLFRATQAGDMEVIRALLARGANPNINAMGFTPFLLAAGVDPGGRGGGGAPNTTLLDLMIQHGADVNAQVTGTRTYSMRISYHPPPDKEGASALHEAVQAGRTDLVRYLLEKGASPELVDANGKKPIDLVAAGGNGGNGGGRGRGGAPPPDAAGGNSAARGAGGRGGAGGGGVNPAAAAEIRAMLQTAASKK
- a CDS encoding FtsX-like permease family protein, with protein sequence MRIAWRNLAHDKVRFIVTIIGVAFSVFLTIFQGSLLAGFIRAASKNIDATDGDIWLTARGLNCFEFATSLPSRYVEISRGIPGVHEARRIVAGYANWRKPSGSSQLVFLIGADAGIGHDFPLPLLHSARPAISPETVTIDATDAKLLEVSSLPADLEINNLRATVAKAADGFGSFFGAPYVYTGYADAARYLQVPPENVSFIVLRISPRNSPSVVKRELQRRLPDIDVWTREEFSAHSQTFWVLQTGAGGAILVAAILGFVVGFVVVSQNMYAMTMEKLEEFATLKALGASPWYVRRIVLQQALISGFAGSLIGVLLTLPGVAATQRTISWIYMPWWLPYAMGSTGLLMSALASLAALRRALSIDPARVFRA